In one Acetobacter sp. genomic region, the following are encoded:
- a CDS encoding aspartate carbamoyltransferase catalytic subunit, with product MAEASSGGSRFFGPSDRHLLGIQGMHPSRIEPILDLAESYALMNRSRKTPRDLLRGRTLINLFFEDSTRTRTSFELAGKRLGADVVNMSVAQSSVNKGETLLDTAATLNAMRTDLLVVRHSQSGAPALLAQKVDAAVINAGDGTHEHPTQALLDALTIRRHLGRLEGLTVAICGDIVHSRVARSNVHLLTSMANRVRLVGPPTLVPRSMASLGVEVHHSMETGLRDADVVMMLRLQKERMSGGLIPSAREYFRYYGLDQRRLDLAKPGALVMHPGPMNRGVEIASHIADSDQSVIREQVEMGVAVRMAVLDRLSRGGRS from the coding sequence ATGGCTGAGGCGTCGTCCGGGGGCTCCCGTTTTTTCGGTCCCTCGGACCGTCATCTTCTCGGGATTCAGGGGATGCACCCCTCCCGGATAGAACCGATTCTCGATCTGGCCGAGAGCTACGCGCTGATGAACCGATCGCGGAAAACGCCTCGGGATCTTTTGCGCGGACGCACGCTCATCAACCTGTTCTTTGAGGACAGCACGCGCACGCGTACCTCCTTTGAACTGGCGGGCAAGCGTCTCGGGGCTGACGTGGTGAACATGTCGGTCGCCCAGTCTTCCGTGAACAAGGGCGAGACCCTGCTGGACACGGCGGCGACATTGAACGCCATGCGGACCGACCTGCTGGTGGTGCGTCACTCCCAGTCCGGTGCGCCCGCGCTGCTGGCGCAGAAGGTCGATGCTGCTGTCATTAATGCGGGCGACGGCACGCATGAACACCCTACGCAGGCGCTGCTCGATGCGCTGACCATTCGTCGTCATCTGGGGCGGCTGGAAGGGCTGACGGTCGCTATCTGTGGCGACATCGTCCATTCCCGCGTGGCGCGGTCGAATGTGCATCTGCTGACCTCCATGGCAAACAGGGTCCGTCTGGTCGGTCCGCCGACTCTGGTGCCACGTTCGATGGCGAGCCTCGGTGTCGAGGTGCATCACTCCATGGAAACCGGTCTGCGTGACGCCGACGTGGTGATGATGCTGCGTCTCCAGAAAGAGCGGATGTCCGGCGGTCTGATCCCCAGCGCCCGCGAGTATTTCCGTTATTACGGTCTCGATCAGCGCAGGCTCGATCTGGCGAAGCCGGGTGCGCTGGTCATGCATCCCGGTCCGATGAACCGAGGTGTGGAGATCGCCAGCCACATCGCTGATTCGGATCAGAGCGTGATCCGTGAGCAGGTGGAAATGGGTGTGGCGGTGCGTATGGCCGTGCTTGACCGTCTGTCCCGTGGAGGCCGGTCATGA
- the dprA gene encoding DNA-processing protein DprA: MSGIGSLNPDLPALLRLFRTENVGPVTWRRLMQDCSSGEEALAILPEKARRGGRKVPLRIPALAEIEREIEEVLALGGRIITLFDQDYPPFLAELPDSPPVLSMLGNPACLSAPRSVGIVGARNASAAGMRFAESLATELSHAGITVVSGLARGIDAAAHRGALHGGFPEWGSSVAAIAGGLDVVYPTENAALQELLAEKGAVVTEAPLGTQPQARHFPRRNRLIAGLSLGTVVVEAAMNSGSLITAELADRYSRALFAVPGSPLDPRCRGSNNLLRMRNAHLVETIEDILPYLRHSHTAAGQMSSGFAEAQEEWGTPSLTGDLDLDRVRRMIPSLISFTPVPVDDLVRRCQFSVSAVLTVLTELELAGRVEMLPGGAVVQLMPDGTG; encoded by the coding sequence GTGAGCGGGATCGGGAGCCTGAATCCCGATCTACCTGCTCTGCTGCGGCTGTTTCGTACGGAAAATGTCGGGCCGGTCACATGGCGGCGTCTCATGCAGGACTGTTCCTCGGGAGAGGAAGCTCTCGCCATCCTTCCCGAGAAGGCGCGACGGGGAGGACGCAAGGTTCCGCTGCGGATTCCCGCTCTTGCCGAAATCGAACGGGAAATCGAAGAGGTTCTGGCTCTTGGCGGGCGGATCATCACGCTGTTCGATCAAGATTATCCACCGTTTCTGGCTGAACTGCCTGACTCGCCTCCTGTTCTTTCCATGCTGGGAAATCCGGCCTGTCTTTCAGCGCCACGCAGTGTGGGAATCGTGGGCGCGCGCAACGCTTCGGCAGCGGGAATGAGATTCGCCGAAAGTCTGGCCACCGAACTGTCTCATGCCGGAATCACTGTGGTCTCGGGGCTCGCACGCGGAATTGACGCGGCAGCCCATCGGGGTGCGCTGCATGGCGGCTTCCCGGAGTGGGGAAGCTCGGTGGCCGCCATCGCGGGCGGACTGGATGTGGTCTATCCGACGGAAAATGCCGCCTTGCAGGAACTGCTCGCGGAAAAAGGCGCGGTTGTGACGGAAGCCCCTCTGGGCACCCAGCCTCAGGCGCGGCATTTCCCGAGACGGAACAGACTTATTGCGGGTCTGTCTCTCGGCACGGTCGTTGTCGAGGCCGCCATGAACTCTGGAAGCCTGATTACGGCGGAGCTTGCGGATCGTTACAGTCGTGCGCTTTTCGCTGTTCCCGGCTCGCCGCTGGACCCGCGCTGCCGGGGGAGTAACAATCTTTTGCGTATGCGGAATGCGCATCTGGTGGAAACGATCGAGGATATCCTGCCTTATCTTCGCCATTCTCATACGGCAGCGGGGCAGATGTCGTCCGGGTTCGCGGAGGCTCAGGAGGAGTGGGGCACCCCTTCCTTAACGGGCGATCTGGACCTTGATCGTGTGAGAAGAATGATTCCTTCACTTATCTCATTCACACCGGTCCCGGTTGACGATCTGGTGCGGCGCTGTCAGTTCTCGGTTTCGGCGGTTCTGACGGTGCTCACCGAACTTGAGCTTGCCGGCCGGGTGGAGATGCTGCCCGGAGGAGCTGTTGTCCAGTTGATGCCAGACGGAACGGGGTGA
- the topA gene encoding type I DNA topoisomerase → MTDVVVVESPAKAKTINKYLGDGYTVLASFGHVRDLPPKDGSVMPDEDFAMKWQSDERGQKQVAAIAKALKGAHTLYLATDPDREGEAISWHVKAMLAEKNALKGVNVQRVTFNEITKGAIKEAMAHPRDLDMPLIEAYLARRALDYLVGFTLSPVLWRKLPGSKSAGRVQSVALRLICEREAEIEVFKPREYWTVGATFFTPAGAPFTTRLTHLDGRKLDQFDLSNEELAFAARDAVLAGTFAVKSVERKKVKRNPPPPFTTSTLQQEASRKLGMGAQNTMRTAQQLYEGIELGGETVGLITYMRTDGVTMAGEAIADIRRHIGKDFGANYVPAQPRVYATKAKNAQEAHEAVRPTDVSRTPASVARYLSDEQRRLYELVWKRAVASQMQSAELDQVAVDVADQPGRTVLRATGSIIAFDGFLKLYTEGRDESDKASDDESRMLPPMNERDPLKRGDVEAEQHFTQPPPRYSEASLVKKMEEIGIGRPSTYASILTVLRDRNYVRLEARRFMPEDRGRLVTAFLVSFFERYVDPQFTAGLEEQLDDISGGRADWRQVMSAFWQAFSEAVSQTKDLTITEVIDALDQDLGSHFFPPNEEGTDPRVCTSCGTGRLGLKLGRYGAFIGCSNYPDCQYTRKLAVEGGEGDGSEELKDGMKLLGQHPVTGEDITVKRGPWGLYVQQGEPNPEDKKAKPKRASLPKGLSLENLTLDQAVGLLSLPRVVGIHPEFNEPIEAGLGRFGPYVKMGAIYGSLDKDDDVLTVGLNRAVDALAKKIASIRNLGSHPKDGEPVMVRKGRFGPYVQHGQVVANLARGESMDDVTLEGALELLVEKGKPLKPKGKAGAKKTTKTAAKTTAKSKAKAEGDAGTPVKKVTKAKTATAAKKKPATRKKAATAKDQTSPE, encoded by the coding sequence ATGACTGACGTCGTCGTGGTTGAGTCGCCTGCCAAGGCGAAGACGATCAATAAATATCTGGGCGACGGTTACACCGTTCTCGCCTCTTTCGGACATGTCCGTGACCTGCCGCCGAAAGACGGGTCCGTCATGCCGGACGAAGACTTCGCCATGAAATGGCAGTCCGATGAGCGCGGCCAGAAGCAGGTCGCGGCCATCGCCAAGGCGCTCAAGGGCGCGCATACGCTTTATCTCGCCACTGACCCGGATCGCGAGGGCGAAGCCATCTCATGGCACGTCAAGGCGATGCTGGCGGAAAAGAATGCGCTCAAGGGCGTGAACGTCCAGCGTGTGACGTTCAACGAGATCACCAAGGGCGCCATCAAGGAAGCGATGGCGCATCCGCGTGATCTCGACATGCCGCTGATCGAGGCTTATCTCGCCCGTCGCGCTCTTGATTATCTTGTCGGCTTCACCCTCTCGCCCGTCCTGTGGCGCAAGCTGCCGGGCTCGAAGAGCGCCGGTCGCGTGCAGTCGGTCGCCCTGCGTCTGATCTGCGAGCGTGAAGCCGAGATCGAGGTCTTCAAGCCCCGGGAATACTGGACGGTCGGCGCGACATTCTTCACGCCCGCTGGCGCACCTTTCACGACCCGCCTGACGCATCTCGATGGCAGGAAGCTCGACCAGTTCGATCTTTCCAACGAAGAACTTGCCTTCGCTGCCCGCGATGCGGTGCTGGCTGGCACGTTCGCGGTCAAATCCGTTGAACGCAAGAAGGTCAAGCGCAACCCGCCGCCACCGTTCACCACATCCACGCTCCAGCAGGAAGCTTCCCGCAAGCTGGGCATGGGCGCGCAGAACACCATGCGGACGGCGCAGCAGCTTTATGAAGGTATCGAGCTTGGTGGCGAGACGGTCGGTCTGATCACCTATATGCGAACCGATGGCGTCACGATGGCCGGAGAGGCGATTGCCGACATCCGTCGCCACATCGGCAAGGATTTCGGCGCGAACTACGTCCCGGCCCAGCCGCGTGTCTATGCGACCAAGGCCAAGAACGCGCAGGAAGCGCATGAGGCCGTGCGTCCGACCGATGTCAGCCGCACACCGGCTTCCGTGGCGCGTTACCTCAGTGACGAGCAGCGTCGTCTGTATGAGCTGGTGTGGAAGCGCGCCGTCGCCAGTCAGATGCAGTCGGCGGAGCTGGATCAGGTCGCGGTTGATGTGGCGGACCAGCCCGGCAGGACCGTGCTGCGCGCGACGGGGTCGATCATCGCGTTCGATGGCTTCCTGAAACTTTATACGGAAGGCCGGGACGAGAGCGACAAGGCGTCTGACGACGAAAGCCGCATGCTGCCGCCGATGAACGAGCGTGATCCGCTCAAACGTGGCGATGTGGAGGCTGAACAGCACTTTACCCAGCCGCCGCCGCGTTATTCGGAAGCGTCTCTGGTCAAGAAGATGGAAGAGATCGGTATCGGTCGTCCTTCCACCTACGCCTCGATTCTGACGGTCCTGAGAGATCGTAACTACGTCCGTCTGGAAGCCCGTCGCTTCATGCCGGAAGATCGCGGACGGCTGGTCACGGCGTTCCTCGTTTCCTTCTTCGAACGCTATGTCGATCCGCAGTTCACGGCGGGTCTCGAAGAGCAGCTTGACGATATTTCCGGCGGTCGCGCCGACTGGCGTCAGGTAATGAGCGCCTTCTGGCAGGCTTTTTCGGAAGCGGTCTCACAGACAAAAGACCTGACCATCACCGAGGTTATCGACGCGCTGGATCAGGATCTCGGCTCGCATTTTTTCCCGCCGAACGAGGAAGGAACCGATCCGCGGGTCTGCACGTCCTGTGGCACGGGCCGTCTGGGTCTGAAACTCGGGCGCTATGGCGCTTTTATCGGCTGCTCCAACTATCCGGACTGTCAGTACACCCGGAAACTGGCCGTCGAAGGCGGCGAGGGCGACGGCAGCGAAGAGCTGAAAGACGGGATGAAGCTGCTTGGCCAGCATCCGGTCACAGGCGAGGATATCACAGTCAAGCGTGGTCCGTGGGGCCTTTACGTGCAGCAGGGCGAACCCAATCCCGAGGACAAGAAGGCCAAGCCGAAACGCGCCTCGTTGCCGAAAGGTCTGAGTCTGGAGAACCTGACGCTGGATCAGGCGGTCGGGCTCCTGAGCCTGCCCCGGGTTGTGGGAATACATCCGGAATTCAACGAGCCGATCGAAGCCGGTCTGGGTCGTTTTGGACCGTATGTGAAGATGGGCGCGATCTATGGCTCTCTCGACAAGGACGATGACGTTCTGACAGTCGGGCTGAACCGGGCTGTGGACGCGCTGGCGAAAAAGATCGCCTCGATCCGCAATCTCGGGTCGCATCCGAAGGACGGCGAGCCGGTCATGGTGCGTAAGGGGCGGTTCGGTCCCTATGTCCAGCATGGTCAGGTCGTGGCCAATCTGGCGCGTGGCGAGAGCATGGACGATGTCACGCTGGAGGGTGCGCTGGAACTGCTGGTCGAGAAAGGCAAGCCACTGAAGCCGAAAGGCAAGGCGGGCGCGAAGAAGACGACCAAAACAGCTGCGAAGACTACAGCGAAGAGCAAGGCCAAGGCGGAAGGCGACGCCGGGACGCCTGTGAAAAAGGTGACGAAAGCGAAGACGGCCACGGCTGCGAAAAAGAAGCCAGCCACCCGCAAGAAAGCAGCGACCGCGAAAGATCAGACGTCTCCTGAATGA
- the plsY gene encoding glycerol-3-phosphate 1-O-acyltransferase PlsY, with protein sequence MNFFESPGTLLTGVVLLSYMLGSIPFGLLLTAASGQGDIRQIGSGNIGATNVLRTGNKKLAAATLFLDGFKGTLAVLIAWVMTPPELGDRAASLAAIFAVLGHCFPLWLGFRGGKGVATGLGVVLALSPLTGLACCLIWLVGAKVTRISSAGALLAFACMPAILFFLNGHSFAGSEKPLAGLLVAVIIFVRHRANIVRLLNGTEPKIGQSSIGQSSK encoded by the coding sequence GTGAATTTTTTCGAGTCACCCGGCACGCTGCTGACGGGCGTGGTTCTGCTGTCCTACATGCTGGGCAGCATTCCCTTCGGCCTTCTGCTTACGGCGGCGTCCGGACAGGGGGATATCCGTCAGATCGGCTCGGGCAATATCGGCGCGACCAACGTACTGCGGACCGGGAACAAAAAGCTGGCCGCTGCCACGCTGTTTCTGGATGGTTTCAAAGGGACGCTCGCGGTTCTCATCGCCTGGGTGATGACGCCGCCGGAACTGGGTGACCGCGCCGCTTCTCTGGCGGCAATCTTCGCCGTGCTGGGTCACTGCTTTCCTCTGTGGCTCGGTTTCAGGGGAGGAAAAGGCGTGGCCACGGGGCTGGGCGTCGTGCTGGCCCTCTCGCCGCTGACAGGGCTGGCCTGCTGCCTCATCTGGCTGGTCGGCGCGAAAGTGACGCGGATATCGTCAGCCGGAGCCCTTCTTGCCTTCGCCTGCATGCCTGCGATTCTGTTCTTTCTGAACGGACACTCCTTTGCAGGATCGGAAAAGCCGCTGGCTGGTCTGCTGGTCGCGGTCATCATTTTCGTGCGGCATCGCGCCAATATCGTCCGTCTTCTGAACGGCACGGAGCCGAAAATCGGCCAGTCATCAATCGGCCAGTCATCGAAGTGA
- a CDS encoding RNB domain-containing ribonuclease has translation MNADTGTPLSSGISPPDRGVLAQILRDSPTPLTAGQLLRRLGLPLDRKKQVRGVLHAMALEGAFREEALLGKLRGEPDLPLLAEIVITGHDRHGAPFGRIAAEEALGARAVAKGGQPIVFVHQPPADEPPLVAGGRLLARLRSVGANRYEARILKRQEPACFVGLFRGEEVRACDPQSACRRTVPGEERSGLKEGDLVLADDDGHILQCFGRLDDPLAVTTMGHAEYGLPEAFPADVLSETMSLLAPEAEQPSSGRKDFRSVPFVTVDGSDARDFDDAIWAERDGEGFRLLVAIADVSHYVTPHSALDAEARRRGHSVYFPDSVVPMLPPRLSENLCSLRPDEDRFCVVFDLRFSAEGVPTDTRIDRGVMRSRARLTYEQLEAMREGAQAFLHDDLGRVWIDTLYAAHEALREARHRRGCVEIADRDMLRVELDRSSGRLDVSDSRPPESRHLVESFMIAACHAGAAVLRDRGSAALFRSHADADTVADVPRLPAVYVTEPARHAGLRLDVYAHLTSPIRRYADLTNHRMLLEAMVQKSSSSWPHSTDGGNFPALAAHLTMTEARAAEAAMMTRRRLLALWLCQDRERVWCGHVTGATPDGVLVTLTETQTIGLLPVWGNADRKMHSDSSGGSEACSGAAASSADAWALFSLRKGAVVRVTVVGLSHDGFQCVFRCVGFSA, from the coding sequence ATGAACGCTGATACAGGAACACCCCTGTCCTCGGGCATAAGCCCGCCGGACAGGGGTGTTCTGGCGCAAATCCTGCGGGATTCCCCTACGCCGCTGACGGCCGGACAACTGCTTCGTCGGCTGGGTCTGCCGCTCGATCGCAAGAAGCAGGTGCGGGGCGTGCTGCATGCGATGGCGCTTGAGGGCGCGTTTCGGGAGGAGGCCCTGCTCGGCAAGCTGCGCGGCGAGCCGGACCTGCCTCTGCTGGCCGAGATCGTCATCACCGGTCATGACCGGCATGGCGCGCCGTTCGGCAGAATCGCGGCGGAGGAAGCGCTCGGCGCAAGGGCTGTGGCCAAGGGTGGCCAGCCAATCGTGTTCGTGCATCAACCTCCGGCGGATGAACCGCCGCTTGTGGCCGGAGGGCGTCTGCTGGCCCGTCTGCGCTCGGTCGGTGCGAACCGTTATGAAGCCCGGATACTGAAGCGGCAGGAACCTGCCTGCTTCGTCGGTCTTTTTCGCGGAGAGGAGGTGCGGGCCTGCGATCCGCAGAGCGCCTGTCGTCGCACGGTTCCGGGAGAAGAGCGCTCCGGCCTGAAAGAGGGTGACCTTGTTCTGGCTGATGATGACGGCCACATCCTGCAATGCTTTGGCAGGCTGGATGATCCTCTGGCGGTCACGACTATGGGACACGCCGAATATGGTCTGCCCGAAGCATTTCCGGCGGACGTGCTGTCTGAAACCATGAGTCTGCTTGCTCCTGAGGCGGAGCAACCGTCATCGGGTCGCAAGGATTTCCGCTCGGTTCCGTTCGTGACGGTCGATGGCTCAGACGCTCGCGACTTCGATGACGCGATATGGGCGGAACGTGACGGTGAAGGGTTTCGGCTGCTCGTAGCCATTGCGGATGTCTCGCACTATGTCACACCCCATTCGGCTCTCGATGCGGAAGCGCGGCGACGCGGACATTCCGTCTATTTTCCGGACAGCGTCGTACCGATGCTGCCGCCGCGTCTGTCGGAGAATCTCTGTTCGCTCCGACCTGATGAAGACCGTTTCTGTGTCGTCTTCGATCTGCGCTTCAGTGCGGAGGGGGTGCCGACAGACACGCGCATCGACCGTGGCGTCATGCGAAGCCGTGCGCGTCTGACTTACGAACAGCTTGAGGCAATGCGTGAAGGCGCACAGGCTTTTCTCCATGACGATCTGGGACGCGTCTGGATCGACACCCTGTATGCGGCGCATGAAGCATTGCGGGAGGCTCGTCATCGGCGCGGCTGTGTGGAGATTGCGGACAGGGATATGCTTCGTGTGGAACTGGACAGGTCCAGCGGACGTTTAGATGTTTCGGACAGCCGACCACCTGAAAGCAGGCACCTTGTCGAGTCCTTCATGATTGCAGCCTGCCATGCCGGTGCGGCGGTCTTGCGTGACAGGGGAAGCGCTGCGCTTTTCCGGTCCCATGCCGACGCGGACACTGTGGCTGATGTGCCACGTCTGCCTGCTGTTTACGTCACTGAACCAGCGCGTCACGCGGGTCTGCGACTGGATGTCTACGCGCATCTCACAAGCCCGATACGCCGTTACGCCGACCTGACCAACCACCGCATGCTTCTGGAGGCAATGGTTCAGAAGAGCTCGTCTTCGTGGCCACACTCCACGGATGGTGGGAATTTCCCCGCTCTGGCGGCCCATCTGACCATGACCGAGGCCCGGGCGGCCGAGGCAGCCATGATGACGCGCCGTCGTCTGCTGGCGCTCTGGCTCTGTCAGGACCGGGAGCGGGTCTGGTGCGGCCATGTGACTGGTGCGACCCCGGATGGCGTTCTGGTCACATTGACGGAAACGCAGACAATCGGTCTCCTGCCTGTCTGGGGAAATGCAGACCGAAAAATGCATTCGGATTCGAGCGGGGGAAGTGAAGCGTGTTCTGGCGCAGCAGCGTCCTCTGCGGATGCATGGGCACTCTTTTCCCTGCGAAAGGGGGCCGTCGTGCGTGTTACAGTCGTCGGTCTGTCACACGACGGCTTTCAGTGCGTCTTTCGGTGCGTAGGGTTTTCCGCATGA
- the gltX gene encoding glutamate--tRNA ligase, which produces MTVRTRFAPSPTGLLHIGNARAALFNFLYARHCGGQFVLRIEDTDKERSTQKAVDVIFEGLKWMGLTWDDEPVFQSAREERHKEVALQLLAEGKAYRCFCTPEELKEMRETAVAEGRPPRYNGMWRDRDPSEAPAGAPYAIRIKAPREGENVINDLVQGEVRVANAELDDMIILRSDGTPTYQHAVVVDDHDMEITHVIRGDDHLTNTFRQLMIYRAMGWEAPRFAHLPLIHGPDGAKLSKRHGAQSVVEFREMGYLPEALCNYLLRLGWGHGDAEILSRDEQIRLFDLDGVGRSASRMDYTKLEHVNAVYLREADDERLTNDVMERLAGREGVETGAETRRRVLELMPGLKERARTLVELADSAAFLGRQVPLSFDAKAEKQLTPEGCDMLSELARDLAVVEPFTAEPIHEALRLFAEKRDLKLGKVAQPLRAALCGTTTSPGIDATAAALGRDEVLARIGAVQNG; this is translated from the coding sequence CGCATCGAGGATACCGACAAGGAACGTTCCACGCAGAAAGCCGTGGACGTGATCTTCGAAGGCCTCAAATGGATGGGGCTGACATGGGACGATGAGCCCGTGTTCCAGTCCGCGCGGGAGGAGCGTCACAAGGAGGTCGCTCTCCAGCTTCTGGCGGAAGGCAAGGCCTACAGGTGCTTCTGCACGCCGGAAGAGCTGAAGGAAATGCGCGAGACCGCCGTGGCGGAGGGCAGGCCGCCCCGCTACAACGGCATGTGGCGCGACCGCGATCCGTCCGAAGCGCCTGCCGGTGCGCCGTACGCCATCCGCATCAAGGCCCCGCGTGAGGGCGAGAACGTGATCAATGATCTCGTGCAGGGCGAGGTCCGCGTGGCCAACGCCGAGCTGGACGACATGATCATCCTCCGTTCCGATGGCACGCCGACGTATCAGCACGCTGTCGTGGTGGACGACCACGACATGGAGATCACCCATGTCATCCGTGGCGACGATCACCTGACCAACACTTTCCGTCAGTTGATGATCTATCGCGCGATGGGCTGGGAAGCGCCGCGCTTCGCCCATCTGCCACTGATCCACGGTCCGGATGGCGCGAAGCTGTCCAAGCGTCACGGCGCGCAGTCGGTCGTAGAATTCCGCGAGATGGGTTACCTGCCGGAAGCGCTCTGCAACTATCTGCTGCGTCTCGGCTGGGGCCATGGCGATGCGGAAATCCTGTCCCGTGACGAGCAGATTCGTCTGTTCGACCTTGATGGCGTGGGCCGCTCGGCCTCGCGGATGGACTACACCAAGCTGGAACACGTCAACGCCGTCTATCTGCGTGAAGCCGATGACGAACGCCTGACCAATGACGTGATGGAGCGTCTGGCTGGTCGTGAAGGCGTCGAAACCGGCGCGGAAACCCGCAGGCGCGTGCTGGAACTGATGCCCGGCCTCAAAGAACGCGCCCGCACGCTGGTCGAACTTGCTGACAGCGCCGCGTTCCTCGGTCGTCAGGTGCCGCTGTCTTTCGACGCCAAGGCCGAGAAGCAGCTTACGCCCGAGGGGTGTGACATGCTCTCTGAGCTGGCGCGCGATCTGGCTGTGGTGGAACCTTTCACGGCTGAGCCCATTCATGAGGCGCTCAGGCTGTTCGCCGAAAAACGCGACCTGAAACTGGGCAAGGTTGCCCAGCCGCTGCGCGCCGCGCTGTGCGGCACGACAACGTCTCCGGGCATCGACGCCACAGCGGCGGCGCTGGGGCGTGATGAAGTGCTGGCACGGATAGGGGCCGTTCAGAATGGCTGA
- a CDS encoding dihydroorotase: protein MSICTVFENVRLIDPASGLDRQGRLLVRDGVIVGHDLPGAEGRPEGADIVDGQGAVLCPGLVDMRVEIGEPGHEYRETVKSASRAAFAGGVTTVAVLPTGSPPIDDPAMVRMLRSRGEEPDYVSILPYGALTKGCRGEELAEIGLLSEAGAVAFTDGSRAIASARQMKLALSYAQAFDALVVQHPEEPTLAGSGCATEGELALRLGLPGIPTAAEAIMIARDIRLAEMTGGRLHFGHVSTGEGVDLIRQAKARGLRVTCDTAPQYFDLNETAIGDFRTYAKFSPPLRREDDRLAICAALADGTIDAIASDHAPRDPDDKRLPFAQASAGGTGLATLLGVTLTRYHDGTLSLIDALALLTFRPSVLLGVSGVAVRGGARPVGTLAAGTPADLCLFDPDRAWQVIAGELPGHAQNTPFDGRALEGKVMGTWKNGRRVFGGGA, encoded by the coding sequence ATGAGCATCTGCACTGTTTTCGAGAATGTGCGCCTGATTGATCCTGCGTCCGGACTGGACCGGCAGGGACGGCTTCTGGTGCGTGACGGCGTGATCGTGGGTCATGATCTTCCCGGCGCTGAAGGCAGACCGGAGGGGGCGGATATCGTGGACGGACAGGGCGCTGTTCTCTGTCCCGGCCTTGTCGATATGCGTGTCGAGATCGGCGAGCCCGGTCATGAGTACCGTGAGACGGTCAAATCGGCTTCGCGAGCCGCCTTTGCGGGTGGTGTGACAACAGTCGCCGTGCTGCCGACCGGCTCGCCTCCCATCGATGATCCCGCCATGGTGCGGATGCTGCGTTCCCGTGGTGAAGAGCCGGATTATGTTTCGATCCTGCCATACGGTGCGCTCACCAAGGGCTGCCGTGGCGAGGAACTGGCCGAGATCGGCCTGTTGTCCGAAGCCGGTGCGGTCGCCTTTACGGATGGTAGCCGCGCCATTGCCTCGGCGCGTCAGATGAAGCTGGCGCTGAGTTATGCGCAGGCGTTCGACGCGCTGGTGGTGCAGCACCCGGAAGAACCGACCCTCGCCGGATCGGGGTGTGCGACCGAGGGCGAACTGGCCCTGCGTCTCGGCCTGCCCGGAATCCCCACGGCAGCGGAAGCGATCATGATCGCCCGTGATATCCGGCTTGCGGAGATGACCGGCGGTCGTCTGCATTTCGGTCACGTCTCGACCGGCGAGGGTGTGGACCTGATCCGGCAGGCCAAGGCGCGCGGTCTGCGCGTGACCTGTGACACGGCGCCGCAGTATTTCGACCTCAATGAGACGGCGATCGGTGACTTCCGGACCTACGCCAAATTCTCGCCGCCACTACGCCGCGAGGATGACCGGCTGGCCATCTGTGCTGCTCTGGCTGACGGGACGATCGACGCCATCGCTTCCGACCATGCGCCGCGTGACCCGGACGACAAACGCCTGCCGTTCGCGCAGGCCTCGGCTGGTGGAACCGGGCTGGCCACGCTGCTCGGCGTCACACTGACGCGCTACCACGACGGCACGCTCTCGCTCATCGACGCGCTGGCGCTTCTGACATTTAGGCCCTCCGTCCTGCTGGGTGTAAGCGGTGTCGCCGTTCGTGGCGGTGCGCGTCCTGTGGGAACGCTGGCTGCCGGAACGCCCGCGGACCTGTGTCTCTTCGACCCGGACAGGGCGTGGCAGGTCATCGCGGGCGAGCTTCCCGGCCATGCCCAGAACACACCGTTCGACGGCAGGGCGCTGGAGGGGAAGGTCATGGGCACCTGGAAGAACGGACGACGGGTCTTCGGAGGGGGGGCGTGA